One window from the genome of Spiractinospora alimapuensis encodes:
- a CDS encoding aconitate hydratase, translating to MGHTVAHKLIASHLVSGAMTPGEEIGIRIDQTLTQDATGTLVMQELEAIGLDQARTQASVQYVDHNLLQADEKNAEDHVFLESACRRFGLWFSKAGNGVSHPTHMQRFGVPGATMVGSDSHTCAAGSLGMLAVGVGGLEAALAIAGRPLHIRMPEIWGVRLTGELPPWTSAKDVILEMLRRHSVQGGVNRIIEYHGPGVATLSAMDRHVIANMGAELGATTTVFPSDAAVREFLRSEEREDDFVPLTADDDAEYDVTETIDLSTIEPLIAMPSAPDNVVPVRDVAGTEVAQVVVGSSANPGLRDYAIVAAMLRGRQANREVSLDINPSSRQILADMTRMGATIDLITAGARLHQTGCLGCIGMGQAPAVGQNSLRTFPRNFPGRSGTREDSVWLCSPETAAATALTGVITDPRDAADGLGLTYPRIELPERSSVNRAMVTPPLPAEEGRRQALVKGPNISSLPDFPPLPDTIAAPVLLKVGDDVSTDEISPAGAAALPFRSNIPRLAEFTFTRIDDTYPSRAHQVADTTGHIVVGGANYGQGSSREHAAITPRYLGLRAVIAKTYARIHWQNLANFGILALEFTDLTDYDRVARGDTLAVEDLTNVLRSGDRELEVHNTTRGERYRVRHSLSPRQVTMVLAGGQIPLLARDHRDT from the coding sequence ATGGGACACACCGTTGCCCACAAACTGATCGCCTCCCACCTCGTCTCCGGTGCGATGACACCCGGTGAGGAGATCGGGATCCGGATCGACCAGACACTCACCCAGGACGCCACCGGCACGCTCGTCATGCAGGAACTGGAGGCGATCGGACTGGACCAGGCCCGCACCCAGGCGAGCGTGCAGTACGTGGACCACAACCTGTTGCAGGCGGATGAGAAGAACGCGGAGGACCACGTCTTCCTGGAGTCGGCGTGCCGCCGGTTCGGCCTGTGGTTCTCCAAGGCGGGAAACGGCGTCTCCCACCCCACGCACATGCAACGATTCGGCGTTCCGGGGGCCACGATGGTCGGTTCCGACTCCCACACCTGCGCCGCCGGCTCCCTGGGGATGCTGGCCGTGGGCGTCGGGGGCTTGGAGGCAGCGCTCGCCATCGCCGGCCGACCCCTGCACATCCGCATGCCGGAGATCTGGGGAGTGCGTCTCACGGGCGAACTCCCACCGTGGACGTCCGCCAAGGACGTCATTCTGGAGATGCTGCGCCGCCACAGCGTGCAGGGCGGCGTCAACCGCATCATCGAGTACCACGGCCCCGGTGTCGCGACCCTGAGCGCGATGGACCGCCACGTCATCGCCAACATGGGCGCGGAACTGGGCGCCACGACCACCGTGTTCCCGTCGGACGCCGCCGTCCGCGAGTTCCTGCGCTCGGAGGAACGCGAGGACGACTTCGTACCCCTCACCGCCGATGACGACGCCGAGTACGACGTCACCGAAACCATCGACCTCTCCACGATCGAGCCCCTCATCGCGATGCCGTCCGCCCCCGACAACGTGGTCCCCGTGCGTGACGTCGCCGGGACCGAGGTCGCACAGGTCGTCGTGGGCTCCTCGGCCAATCCGGGCCTGCGGGACTATGCCATCGTGGCCGCGATGCTGCGGGGACGTCAGGCGAACCGGGAGGTCAGCCTCGACATCAATCCCTCATCGCGACAGATCCTCGCCGACATGACCCGGATGGGCGCCACGATCGACCTGATCACGGCGGGCGCTCGTCTCCACCAGACGGGGTGCCTGGGCTGTATCGGGATGGGACAGGCTCCCGCCGTCGGACAGAACTCCCTGCGCACGTTCCCCCGGAACTTCCCCGGGCGTTCCGGAACCAGGGAGGACTCCGTGTGGCTGTGCTCTCCGGAGACCGCCGCGGCCACCGCTCTCACGGGAGTGATCACCGACCCACGCGACGCCGCCGACGGACTCGGCCTCACCTATCCCCGCATCGAACTCCCAGAACGCAGCAGCGTGAACCGCGCCATGGTGACACCGCCCCTTCCCGCGGAGGAGGGACGGCGTCAGGCCCTGGTGAAGGGCCCCAACATCTCGTCCCTCCCGGACTTCCCACCGCTCCCCGACACGATCGCCGCCCCCGTGCTTCTCAAGGTCGGCGACGACGTCTCCACAGACGAGATCTCACCCGCCGGGGCCGCGGCGCTGCCCTTCCGCTCGAACATTCCGCGCCTCGCGGAGTTCACGTTCACCCGCATCGACGACACCTACCCGTCCCGTGCCCACCAGGTCGCCGACACCACGGGCCACATCGTGGTGGGCGGCGCGAACTACGGCCAGGGATCCTCCCGGGAGCACGCCGCCATCACACCGCGCTACCTGGGTCTTCGCGCGGTCATCGCCAAGACCTACGCGCGGATTCACTGGCAGAACCTCGCGAACTTCGGGATTCTCGCGCTCGAGTTCACCGACCTCACCGACTACGACCGCGTCGCCAGGGGCGACACCCTGGCCGTGGAGGACCTGACCAATGTCCTGCGTTCCGGCGACCGCGAACTGGAGGTCCACAACACCACCCGCGGCGAGCGGTACCGGGTACGCCACAGCCTGTCTCCCCGCCAGGTCACCATGGTCCTCGCGGGTGGCCAGATCCCCCTCCTCGCCCGCGACCACCGCGACACCTGA
- a CDS encoding ClpP family protease, which yields MIDTRPRMAEAPLPGPSFDDQLAARLLHSRIVTLGSEVDDAVANRICAQLVILADEDPKRDITLWINSPGGSVSAGMAIYDTMRFVPNDVATLVLGSAYSMGQFLLCTGAPGKRFALPNARVMMHQPNGGIAGSAADIAIQAENLAHTKKTMQRLISEHTGQDEARVVADQRRDRWFTAEEAKEYGFVDRIVSDPREMRESTPHGFGFTTVGPSTKEGDDQ from the coding sequence ATGATCGACACACGCCCACGGATGGCCGAGGCGCCCCTGCCCGGCCCATCCTTCGATGACCAGCTCGCGGCACGGCTGCTCCACAGCCGGATCGTCACCCTCGGCTCCGAGGTGGACGACGCCGTCGCCAACCGCATCTGCGCCCAACTGGTCATCCTGGCCGACGAGGACCCGAAGCGAGACATCACGTTGTGGATCAACAGCCCCGGCGGGTCCGTTTCCGCGGGGATGGCGATCTACGACACCATGCGGTTCGTCCCCAATGACGTCGCCACCCTGGTGCTGGGGTCCGCGTACAGCATGGGGCAGTTCCTGCTGTGCACCGGAGCCCCAGGCAAGCGGTTCGCCCTGCCCAACGCGCGGGTCATGATGCACCAGCCGAACGGCGGCATCGCCGGAAGCGCGGCCGACATCGCGATCCAGGCGGAGAACCTCGCCCACACCAAGAAGACGATGCAGCGCCTCATCTCCGAGCACACCGGGCAGGACGAGGCCAGGGTCGTTGCCGACCAGCGGCGCGACCGCTGGTTCACCGCCGAGGAGGCCAAGGAGTACGGCTTCGTCGACCGGATCGTCAGCGATCCGCGAGAGATGCGTGAGTCGACGCCCCACGGGTTCGGGTTCACCACGGTCGGCCCGTCCACGAAGGAGGGAGACGACCAATGA
- a CDS encoding ClpP family protease, with translation MSGYPIPMVVERNPNGSRSSDVFSRLLTERIVFLGTPIDDDVANVVMAQLLHLDFENNERDIQLYINSPGGSSTALTAIYDTMRFIRADVVTVCMGQAASAAAVLLASGTPGKRMALRHSRVVLHQPSTQARGDAADLEIQAQEVMRIRAEIEGILAKHTGQTVERLREDTDRERIFTAEEAREYGLVDDVILERQLPNGG, from the coding sequence ATGAGCGGCTACCCGATCCCGATGGTGGTCGAGCGCAATCCCAACGGGAGTCGCTCCTCGGACGTGTTCAGTCGGCTCCTGACCGAACGCATCGTGTTCCTCGGCACTCCCATCGACGACGACGTCGCTAACGTCGTCATGGCCCAGCTCCTCCACCTGGACTTCGAGAACAACGAGCGCGACATCCAGCTCTACATCAACTCCCCCGGTGGCAGCAGCACCGCGTTGACCGCGATCTACGACACGATGCGGTTCATCCGCGCCGACGTCGTCACCGTCTGCATGGGCCAGGCGGCCTCCGCCGCGGCGGTCCTGTTGGCGTCGGGCACACCGGGGAAGCGCATGGCGCTGCGTCACTCGCGCGTGGTGCTCCACCAGCCGTCCACCCAGGCCCGGGGGGATGCGGCCGACCTGGAGATCCAGGCGCAGGAGGTGATGAGGATCCGCGCCGAGATCGAGGGGATCCTCGCCAAGCACACGGGCCAGACCGTGGAACGACTGCGCGAGGACACGGATCGGGAGCGGATCTTCACCGCGGAGGAGGCGCGGGAGTACGGGCTGGTCGACGACGTGATCCTCGAACGGCAACTGCCCAACGGCGGTTGA
- a CDS encoding helix-turn-helix domain-containing protein produces MTDHAANVHPPSPPEPGPEGRENRPEDPLLRDLIGQALRRARKAQDKTLREVADAAQVSLPYLSEIERGRKEPSSEVLAAVNRALGMGLDELLGTLTADLRPAAPVATLPSMRAPRQDGSSAMLLAA; encoded by the coding sequence GTGACCGACCACGCCGCGAACGTCCACCCACCGAGCCCGCCGGAGCCAGGCCCTGAGGGCCGGGAGAACCGACCGGAGGATCCGCTGCTTCGGGACCTCATCGGTCAGGCTCTGCGCCGGGCCCGGAAGGCGCAGGACAAGACGCTGCGAGAGGTGGCCGACGCCGCGCAGGTGTCGCTGCCCTACCTCTCCGAGATCGAACGGGGCCGCAAGGAACCGTCGTCGGAGGTCCTGGCGGCCGTGAACCGTGCGTTGGGGATGGGACTGGACGAGCTCCTCGGCACCCTCACCGCCGATCTGCGTCCGGCCGCTCCCGTCGCCACGCTGCCCTCGATGCGTGCCCCACGCCAGGACGGCTCCTCGGCGATGCTCCTCGCCGCCTGA
- a CDS encoding response regulator, whose product MRVLLVDDHALFRRGLIAVLEPCTDIAVVGEAADGAEAVRQAEELIPDVVLMDIRMPKASGIDACSGIKAAVPSTNIVILTISDEEADLFQAIKAGATGYLLKDNSVEQLPEAVRATFEGQSFITPSMATKLLSEFTELARQKPQTRDLPMAELTAREREVLKLVARGLGNREIGRTLFITENTVKNHVRNILEKLHVHSRMEAAIYALRTQMISGE is encoded by the coding sequence ATTCGGGTGCTGTTGGTCGACGATCACGCCCTGTTCCGTCGTGGTCTCATCGCTGTCCTGGAACCCTGCACGGACATCGCCGTCGTTGGGGAGGCCGCGGACGGTGCCGAAGCCGTGCGCCAGGCGGAGGAGCTCATCCCCGACGTGGTGCTCATGGACATTCGCATGCCCAAGGCCAGCGGCATCGACGCGTGTTCCGGCATCAAGGCGGCTGTGCCCAGCACCAATATCGTCATACTGACCATCAGCGACGAAGAGGCCGACCTGTTCCAGGCGATCAAGGCGGGCGCTACTGGGTACCTGTTGAAGGACAACTCGGTGGAGCAGTTGCCCGAGGCCGTGCGCGCCACGTTCGAGGGGCAGTCCTTCATCACGCCGTCGATGGCGACGAAGCTTCTTTCGGAATTCACCGAACTCGCTCGCCAGAAGCCGCAGACACGTGACCTCCCGATGGCGGAGCTCACCGCGCGCGAGCGCGAGGTCCTCAAGCTCGTCGCGCGGGGGCTCGGAAATCGGGAAATCGGTCGGACGCTCTTTATCACCGAGAACACCGTGAAGAATCATGTCCGAAACATCCTGGAGAAACTGCACGTCCACTCCAGGATGGAAGCGGCGATCTATGCGTTGCGGACACAGATGATCTCGGGCGAGTAG